In the genome of Micromonospora sp. Llam0, the window CGCCGGCACGATGACCATGATCTGGGAGGTGACCGCCGTCGACGGCGGCACCCGGGTGGCGATCCGCGCCGAGGACGTACCGGCCGGCATCAGCGCGGCGGACCACGCCGCCGGCCTCGCCTCCTCGCTGGCGAACCTCGCCACGTACGTCGAACGGTAGCCTCCGCCGGCTCCGCTGCGGCTGCTTCCGACTGCCGAGCGACGCACAGGTTGATCAAGCCGGATGGCTGGCCGCCGCGACCTGAACCCTCTCGGCCACCTCCACTAGGCCGGTGAGCTGGGCAACCGTGTGTCCGGTCGCCCAGGCAATCGTGGCGATGTCCGGCATCTTTGCCACCTGCTCGCCGACGATGATGCGCGACAGCGCAGTCGCCAGCTCATCCGCCTGGGCGTGACACACCAACTCGCTGGCGTTCTGCCGAATCTCCCGCAGCTCGATCTCCCGCACCCAACGTTTGTAACACCGTCGAGCTCGATCCGCGGCCCGGCGGCACGCGGTGGTGGGAGACTTGTGGCAGCATCCGTCAGGAGGTGAGTCTGCCGATGAGCGTTGCCGCACTTGATCACCCCGAGCCGTGGACCGAGTCCGAGTACTTCGCGCTCGGGGAGACCCGAAACCGGATCGAGTTGATCGACGGAGGACTGTGGGTGAGCCCCGCACCGAACAGGCCACATCAGGACATCTCGTTCCTCCTCCTGACCGCGATCCGGCCGGCCGCGCGGTCGGCCGGTCTGCGCGCACACGAGGCGGTGAACGTACGACTGGCCGCCAACCGGATCGTGATCCCGGACCTGGTGGTGGCGAAGGTCGGGCGACTCGGCGGCGTCGCCGACGCACACGAGGTCGTCCTGGCCGGCGAGATCACCTCGCCGAGCAGTGTCGCCACCGACCGCGTACAGAAGATGCAGTTCTACGCGGCCGCGCGGATCGGCTGGTACCTACTCGTCGAGCCCGACATGGTCGAGTACGAAGCACTTACGCTGCGACTGTTCCGGCTTGAGGGCGAGCACTACGTGGAGCATGCGGTTGCCGCAGACGGACAGCGGCTGACCTCCGACCTTCCGTTCCCGATCGACATCACGACCGACGCCCTGCTCGACTTCTAGCATCCTCGCGATTCTCGTCTCAACGGAACACCGGGGCGGCGCTGCGGTGACGCCGGAAGCAGTTTCCGGATGCCGCCGGCTGGAGACCAGCTCAGCTCCCGCCGGCTCGGGATGGAACCTTCCTACCTGGAGTGACGGAGCTGGTCGTGGTGCCGATGGCGGTCGACATGGCGGCGACGATCCACAACCTGGTCCGCCGGGTGCTGGCCCGGCGACCGCTCGCCGACGTGAGGTGACCGAGGTGGAGGGTGGTCGAGTTCAACCACCACCGCCGGGGATCGGGGCGCCGTCACCCACTCCCGGCCGGAGCTGTCGAGACCGAGGCGTCAACCGCGAGCTGAAACATCATCGAGTGATTGACAGGCATAACTGTCTGGCGCAGCATGTCGGAGTGGGACACAGGCATTTTCTCGGCATCGCGCTCGCCGTCGCGTTGGTGATCTCCGGGCCGGTGCCGGCACAGGCGAGCGCGCCGGTGACCCCGCCCGGTGCTCCACAAGCCGCCGGCACGCAGTTCCTCTCCGCCACCACCGTCGACCTGGCGTGGATGCCGGCCGCCGCAGGCACCAACCCAATCGCGGCATATGAGGTCTACGCCCGCCGGCTGGGCTGGATCTACCCGGACGAATTGGTCGCCACCACGACCAGATCGTGGGTCTTCGTGCCGATCGAGGGCTTGCGCCCGACCACGAACTACGACCTGTTCGTACGCGCGCGGGACACCAGTGGCCTCCGTGGGCCTGCCTCGGCCCCAGTGAACATCACGACCCTGCCGAGCGAGATCGTTCCCGGCCCGCCGGTGGCGACCGACGTCACCGCCACCACCGCCACGATTTCCTGGCAACCACCGGCGGTCGCCGTCGAACGGATCGCCGGTTACGACCTGATCGTCCCACCCGCTACCCCGACCCAGCCGATCCAGATCCGGGCGAGGACCGACCCGTCGACGACCAGCGTCCAGCTCACCGGGCTCAGGCCGGGCACGAGCTACGTTTTCCTCGTCGTCGTCCGATACACCGGCGGCACGCCGCGTTCGGCCCCGTCGGCACGGGGCGCCTTCACCACCGTCCCGTCGGTGCCGCCGTCCCCGCCGTCCGACCTGACCGTCACCGCGCTCACCCCGACCTCTGCAACGGTGTCGTGGACGGCCTCGACGCCGGGCGACTTCCCGATCTCTCGGTACTACCCGTACGTCAACGGCGTCGGCCTCGGAATCCCGAACCCCACGCCGGACGTACGGACCGTCACGTTCGCCGTTTCCCCAGGCGGGACATACGAGGTCTACGTACGGGCGGTCGACCAGGCTGGCATAACGTCCGCCCCCTCCGAAACAGTGACCTTCACCGCCCCCAGCCATGATCGAACATCACCCGGTCGTTGGTGACGTATCGAAGCTGAGGCAGATATCCGCAGGTGCGCCCGGTACTGACGGCGCCTCGGACCGGTGCCAGTGCGGTCCGACCGCGTCGGTCGCCACCCGCTGCCAGAACAGCTGCGCTCCAGGGTTGTACGCCTGGAAGGCGATCCGCCACCGGCCCGGCCATTCGGCGATGACCCGGCCGGCGGCCACACGTCCCACCCCGGTCCGCCGCAACGGCCGGACCACGAAGAAATCGTTGATCGAGGCGATCTGATCCGCCCGGCCCGCCATGACGAATCCGCCGAGCCCTCCCGCGACCGTGATCAGCCACGCCCGAGTGTCCGGATCCGCGCCGGCCAGGAAGCGGTCGAGACGGCGATTGTTGTAGGTGCCGTCCGCGTTCGGCAGGTGACGGTACGCTTCGGCGAGGTCGTACCGGTACAGCTGCCCCAGGTTGCCGAGCACCGCACGGTGCGACCGGTCGACCGGCGTCAGGCCGATCGGCGTCGACGGAAGCTCCGGCGGGCGCACACCGGCCCCAGTGGTCAGCGTACGGC includes:
- a CDS encoding Uma2 family endonuclease; translation: MSVAALDHPEPWTESEYFALGETRNRIELIDGGLWVSPAPNRPHQDISFLLLTAIRPAARSAGLRAHEAVNVRLAANRIVIPDLVVAKVGRLGGVADAHEVVLAGEITSPSSVATDRVQKMQFYAAARIGWYLLVEPDMVEYEALTLRLFRLEGEHYVEHAVAADGQRLTSDLPFPIDITTDALLDF
- a CDS encoding fibronectin type III domain-containing protein, whose amino-acid sequence is MGHRHFLGIALAVALVISGPVPAQASAPVTPPGAPQAAGTQFLSATTVDLAWMPAAAGTNPIAAYEVYARRLGWIYPDELVATTTRSWVFVPIEGLRPTTNYDLFVRARDTSGLRGPASAPVNITTLPSEIVPGPPVATDVTATTATISWQPPAVAVERIAGYDLIVPPATPTQPIQIRARTDPSTTSVQLTGLRPGTSYVFLVVVRYTGGTPRSAPSARGAFTTVPSVPPSPPSDLTVTALTPTSATVSWTASTPGDFPISRYYPYVNGVGLGIPNPTPDVRTVTFAVSPGGTYEVYVRAVDQAGITSAPSETVTFTAPSHDRTSPGRW
- a CDS encoding GNAT family N-acetyltransferase, encoding MRPPELPSTPIGLTPVDRSHRAVLGNLGQLYRYDLAEAYRHLPNADGTYNNRRLDRFLAGADPDTRAWLITVAGGLGGFVMAGRADQIASINDFFVVRPLRRTGVGRVAAGRVIAEWPGRWRIAFQAYNPGAQLFWQRVATDAVGPHWHRSEAPSVPGAPADICLSFDTSPTTG